ttctttatttctttctttcctctttgtgTTTGGTCTAAATCTTCTGGGAACGGGGAATTGCAGCATGCCTTCTATCTGACAGAAGCAAACCACCGCATCTTGTTTGTGTCCGTGAAGGCCAAGCCGAACAGCAGCAGCGCCTCGAGTAGCTCTGCAACAGATAAGTGTATCGGGTCCTTAACAGGAGATTAGATGGCGCTGCGTTCACAGGAGATAAGAAGATTGAAAGCTTAAATTTAGCATCATCAGAAAAAGAATAAGCCCCACAGCTGTcttcaaaacatatttcttgCCGTGCATGCCAGGGCACATTTGGGCTGAGGAACACGCTGGAACAGACTGTGATGACGAGCACTCAGTCACCCTCCTTTTCCACGCAGTCCATCCTATAGATGTACCCGTGCCACTGTCACCGCGACAGTCGCATGAGGCTCAGCACACAGGGGGTGTCCCCTGCCTGTCTTCAGCCCGCAATGGGCACTCACGGGGGACCCCGAGAAAACTGAACGGGTGTGAAGGTACCACGCACCCTCCCAGCACAAATGGCTGCTACACCAGTCACCCACCAGAAAGGGGACCGGGCAGCAACACGCTTTGCCTTGGCTGTAAATGCCAGGGCTGAGACCTGGCACCTTCAGCAGCTTTGGCAGCCGctctccccagggcagccccagacGGGGTGGGCAACCGCAGGCTCCCCTCATCAGCCCCCGTGCCCCCCACAGGCTCCGCACATGCAGGGTTGGGCGTCCCTTTAAAACACTCTGtgcacccagagggtgctgacACCCGTGGGACCCGGGTACCCAGCGTGGGGAGCCCCATTGCTGCGCCCTGGACCCACGCACCCCACTCGGGATGCTCCATTGCCGGGTCCCGGACCCACGCACCCCACTCGGGATGCTCCATTGCCATATCCTAGACCCACGCACCCCACTCGGGATACCCCATTGCCATGTCATAAACACACGCACCCCACTCGGGATGCTCCATTGCCGGGTCCCGGACCCACGCACCCCACTCGGGATGCTCCATTGCCCACGCACCCCACTCGGGATGCTCCATTGCCATATCCTAGACCCACGCACCCCACTCGGGATGCTCCATTGCCCACGCACCCCACTCGGGATGCTCCATTGCCGGGTCCCGGACCCACGCACCCCACTCGGGATGCTCCATTGCCCACGCACCCCACTCGGGATGCTCCATTGCCGGGTCCCAGACCCATGCACCCGGCTCGGGGAGCCCCACCGCCGTTCCCCAggctgccgcccgcccggcccgcggcccccccggccccccggcccccccggccgcgGTTCTGGCTCCTCCCGCCGTGATGCGCTCGGGAAGCGCCGCCGCGGCAGCTCCGCCGagcggcgccggggccgggccgggccgggcagcaACGGtggggccgggcagcgccggcgcggggcgggggacGCGGGTGGGGGGTGcgggcagccctgggggtccGTAGGGGTGGTGGGGGTGCCCCGCGGGGGGCGcgcaggggcaggagggtgCGGGAAGCCCCCGCGGGGCCGCGAGGGGTGCGCGGTGCCCGTGGAAAAGGGGTCGGGGGATTccggggggcgggcgggaggtGGGGGGCACGGTGGTGCTGGGAAAGGGGCCCTCGCAGGACAGGGAACCCCGCTGCCAGGCCTTGGGGTGACCCTCGCTGTGCCACCAGGTTGAAGCCTTGAAAGCGGGGCCGTCAGGAGGCGATGGGTACCCCAGCTCGGGTACCATAACCGGGGCTGGAGGCGGCATCTTCTCCCGCATCCCTGAGTATGTGACTGTCCGTCAGTCTGACATCAGCGTGAAGCACAGGTGGAGAGTTCATGCACGggcctgggtgctgctggcctCTTAGGTCTGACCTCTTAGGCCTGCCCAACGGCTTCGGGATCCTTTCTTCAGGGAAGCAAAACACGTCTCAGCCCATCCTGCCCGCACCCACCGCTGTGAAGCCACCGCTCGCACCTGCTGAGATGCTTCAGGGACTGTCAACAACAAGCAGCTCATGTGCCTGTGGTCCCTTTGCAAGATGAAACACGTAGCGACGTCACCACTGGATGAGGTTTCAGCCATCCTGGCTTGTTATTTAAGCAAGGCCAGGCTGCCAGTTGTGGGTTTTGGGTGCGGGTACCCCTGCTCCCTCTCCTGAGCGGTGTGTACACCGACCAACAGCTCGTGGGTTGCAAGAGCCGTGCCCCTGGGGATGTTCTCCTTGAGCtcgaagcagcagcagccgacCTGGACTGACCCAGCGGGGCATATTTCGGAGCTGCCGGGAAGGAGCTCTCGCCTTCGGAGTGACCCCTGAGCAGATGACTGACAAGGTGATGAACGGGAGGGTGCCCCTGCCTGAAAAGGCCTTGTCCGAGGGCTACGCGCGGCTGCGGTACCGGGACACCTCCATGCTcatctggcagcagcagcagcagaaactggAGTCGGCGCCCCCCAACACTTACCTGAGCAGGAGTCGGAGTATGTGGTACTCGCAGTACGGCAACGAAGCCATCCTGGTGCGGGACAAAAACAAGctggatgtctccagggacacAGGGCAATCTAAGTTTTGTGCTATTATGTAATTTCGGTGGTTTGGCGTTAGAGAGCCACGCGTGGAGACAAACCAGACTTGCATCAAGCTGGGGGAGATGGGTTTGCACCATCCTCACAACAGACCTGTGGCTAAAGCGGCGTGTGTGGGATAAGGCCAGAAGGGCTGTCTGAGGTTTACCGGTTGTTTTCACTGTTGGTAGTACCAGATTTTGCGTGTCATTGAGTGTGCGTTTAACAAAAACAGTCTCGCTCAGGAGCTCACGAGCTTGTGTTTGCTGCCTGGCATCTTGGCAGGGTCCGTGCTGGACCATGTGTTGCTTGTAAGTGGCTTGTGTACCGTGAGAAACACCCGCTGTCATTTGGGAGCCATCCCTGGCAGGCACTTTGACTTGCTAGTCCTTAGACATTGTGAATTCTGGTGGGAAAGCGGTGAGCGCAGATCTGTTTGCACCGAGGCCAAGATTTTAGGAAGGTGACCTGCAAAACTACTGGGCCATTACTTGTTCtccttgccctgccttccctTTACTGACTGCCCTGGAAGTGGTCTCTTACAACCAGGTAACAAAGCGATTTATTGTGGGTGAGAAGAGGGAAGGAATGTCTTTAGAATTTCACCTGAGCCTTCAAAACGCCTGGCAGGAAAGGTGCGCTGCAGTTCCATCCTGCGCAAAGCAAGGGGCCCTCTCTGGTGCCACAATTTGGTGTAATGGAAATAACAGACAGGAATTCGCACGGATCACCAAGCGAACCACCCGAAAGGGAGGGACGGGCCCAGGAAAGCACCAGGAAGAAAGTGACTATAAATACATCTCCTGCTAAGGGACAGAAGGAAACTCCTCCGCAGTCTGTACCTGCCCCCAGCGATATGTTGCAGAAGGAAACAGGTCACTGAAGTTCGCTTTGCCTTTGAGTTTTCATGCACGCAGTAGCTTGGAAGAGTTTATCTTCCGGTTTGGGTTGGATAGTAGATTCggtgcatgtatttttaaagttgtgtCTGGGAGTGTTTGTTTCAGCTAACGGAGGGATTTTAAGAGGGAGAAATACTACAATTGCACTTCTTAGGAACAGAGATTGCTTTCGGGTTGTTTTGTTAGAGCTGAATCCCTGACTTGCTCAAGGCAAGATCAAACTGAGAAGCTCAACCCAGCGAGCCCCTAAACAAAGCAGTACCTCTTCCAGGGGTGCTAATTACGTGCCCACGGTTCAGCATTAAAGTATAACATTGGGCTTATGTCCTAGACTCCCTTTATGTCTTGCCTGGGACGTCCCCCTGCACCCGTGTGCCTAATCCAGCAGTGCTTAGGTATAGGCTTAACTTTGAGCAAATCAGTATTCGATGTTGACTTCAGTATGGATTATTTACCTGCCTAAAATTAGGCACAGGCATTAATTCTATTATATTTATCTAAAacatcatttgcattttttgagcactttattttttttgagatgGTGAAGAACCTTCTCCACCTCTTCCGCATGGGTTAAACGGTAGAACACACACACTCAAGTTTGCTGAGCAGAACAAACCTGTTTTAATGTGAGATCATAGAGGTTTGATGTACTCAGCCCTGATCTGTGGCATGTGTATTCACTGCAAACTACAggcagctcattttttttttttaaagtactatTTATGCATGTGGTGTTGTTTGGTGTATGCTCATAAAATTAAACCTGCTGATGGACCTCAGCGCTTTGCTCTGTGCGCTCACATAGTCCTCTTGATCTTGCCAGGACTAGCTCTGGATGGGAAATATTTTGGTGAATAAATGTTGTTCAACCGGGGGAAAAGCACCTGATGAGATTCACAAAACCAGCAAGACTCAGCAAGCCGTGGCAGTGGTTGCAGAGCTCCTGCGCTGAGCAGGTTAAGGGGGAGCAGCACCCGGGATGCAGCCGGGGCTCAGTTGTGAGCAAATGGGTGATGATTGTAATTACAGGCACGGGCAGGAGCTTGGACCGAGAGCTCCCCCAGAACTGCAGAAGGTGGGTTCAGGGCCTTCCCTGCAGCTCAGGGGAACGCGCAAACTCTGCGAGTTTAGGGAACAGCACATCCCCAAAACCAGCTgttcgttttcttttcttatagaaaaaaaaaaaaataggatttgtgttttgtttttctcagaaagtTTATTATTTTGGGTATAATCAGTCTCTTTTTGTTTATGCGGCTGGTAAACCaaaattaagttattttaaatgttaactgGACTATACAAGAATAAAAACTTAAGTATGTGCATAAATTCTTCCAGGATTAAGCTGGACACAACAATACAGGAAGAGAGTGACTTGTTCTTCCATCTCTGTGTGACCGTGACTGTATTATTTCCGTATCTGTGTGTCCTTATTAGTCACAGCAGGTTTGTGGAGTAGCTGCTATAAGCATTTCTGTAAACCACTTGTGTAGTGTCGATGCACTTGTTTAAAATGCTGTCATAGCCTCTTGGataaagtgcattaaaatgGTTTGAATGCATCATCAAGagcagctgtttttcttctgcatgttaATCACTTTGCCACATCCAGCTGTTTTCACTCCCAGTTCCACCCAGGCAGAAGAGGCAGTTTCTCCCAgcaggaattattttaattactggtggggctgtgggtgagTCCCACCACGTTACCTGTGAAGAGTGGCCATGGTTGGAGGAGGCTCCTCCAAGTTCCCAAGCCCAGGAGCCCTTGTCAAGGCTCAGAGGTGCACGGGGGGACAAGGACAGGCTCTGGCTGTCACACAATAACCTCTGTCCATACAGATATTGGTGTGAGCCGAACCTCAGCTGTGTTCTGCCtgtcctcagcctcctccaagTCTGTCAGAAGCAGCTTGATGCACCTAGACTTAACTCACTAGTAAATGCCAAAGGAAACATCCTCCTGTGGGGCAACCGCCTCACAGGAGATTTTTAAAGGCCAAGTTGAACAAACATTTCCTTTAAGGGTATCAGTACAACTACTAAGCAAGACACGTTTGCTGAAACCTCAGTGACATTATGGCTTTTAAACCCAGTGAGCAGGAACAGGGTTAGAGAAAGATTAACCCTGGGGAAACGTGGCTGTTGTAACCCTTACATTACAAATAAGCCGAGAAACCCAACAGCAAAACCAACCTGAACCCTCTCCAAGGACCAAAACAGGTCTTGGCCACTGTACAGTAATGGCAAGACTCTGCTGTGGATGTGACCAGCCCCTCCAGCTGTGTCTCCGATGTCCTGCTCACCCCAGCTGGTTCCTCCTTTGGGTCGTGGTGGCTTGACACCGGTCAGCATTACACCCGGGTGAAAAGCATCACCTCTTCTTCAGCTGAACTTACCTCAATCAGATGCAATTCTCACATAATCTAAGACCCTTTCAGACTGTAGGTTTCTAGGGAAAGtccttcctcagctgccctGGTGCATTAAAACAGGTGAGTGTTGCTCTCACCACCAAGGTCTATTTAGAGCACATCTACACCAGATACTAAACCAGGATTCAGAGACCCCAAGGCCCCAAACTCACCCCTGCTCTGAAGGCAGTTTTACCCACTCATGTAACGCTCCAGCAGCGCCAACAGCTGCACTTGCAAAATTACttccaaattatttcaataCTCATGGCACTAGGACTCTCCATACCCAACTGCTCCAAAGCCCTACGGGTCTTCAGCTGGAGCAAGTGCAACAGCTGGAAAAAGAGGtgaggaaagggagaggagaggggaagatACGGGATCAAactgcacacacaaaacaatttttctttttattatgaaaacaaaacaaaatacccaGGACCAGGGTCCATAATTACCAGTAACATCAAAGATTACtttctaaccttttttttttttaaattctgttgtGTTTGAGGCCAGCAATTGCAATGAACAAGCTAAACTACTTACATTGACTCATTTCAGTAACTGACATTTACAGGAATATACTAGAAATGGCACtaaaaagttttaagaaaaagagtTACGGTAAATTTGCATGCACATCATAcagaaaagtaacttttttttaaatattaaaaaaacctcaaaaagaacaaaaccaaaaatacaacaacaaaTCTTTCTGGATTGGTTATGCCAGTATCAGGGATAAGTTCTAAGTGGCCTGTGTCAAATCCTAGCTggtggtttatttatttttaaaaatgacatttaaaaagatATGCAAAtaccatttctttaaaaaaatgcatcccATTGTTTTACAAGATAATGCTGCTGTAGTGTAATGAAACCTTActctaaatttattttcaacaaTGCAGAACCTGCCCACAGTTAGCCCTAGTGGTAACTGCTCGTGTTTGAGAATGTATCTTTAAAACCCAGCACTAAAAAGgttgtggtttttctttgtcATGCCCCAATCCCTTCCCCTTAGCTCCAACCCCaactttaaaaaacagcattcctttcaaaacaaggaaaaaattaaaaactggtCTAAGAGTCcccaaaacagagaaagaactAGATCAGGTAAATGCAGTCTGCTTCTACCACATCAAGAACATGGACAGAGACCCCCCTGGGTAactaatttgtatttttaaatacacacGCAGAGGTGCATGCGTGTGGGTGCAACTATTATACACCCCCTCCCAAACAACAGTTACACAGTCCTGAAATATCAGTTCTACAGTTACAAACCCTGTCGGTAGGAAAGTTTAAAATCACATCATTacaaaactgaaatgattttgtaCAGACAACATTTGGTTCGCGGAAAACTGTCGTACGCAACAGATTCCTTTAGTGGATGGATCAGGGCTGAGCCCGTGGGATGCGGATCTCCCACCGAGCCCAAGGAACAGGCTGACCTTACAATCAGATAAAGTTTCACAAAGTTTTTAAAGGTGCAGTAATGCTGGTTGATTGATAACAGGTCTGGCCAGATATTGTTTTGTCAAAACAGGAATTCGTCAGAAAAAACAGTTTCAATAAAACTATTTGCGCATATGTATACATATGAAATCAtactgatttcagtgaagtttCCCCTGGAAAACAAAGTTAAACTTTGTTTGTTCAAGAAAAATTCTaccataaaaattatttttaattcttaagttttaaaatgttatttcaaatgTTATATGTTCGATCATTTTAAAGATCTTTCATTACATCTGTACTGACATGTCATGCAATACAAACTCAAATAAATGCTCTATTGTTTCAGTTTCCAACTCGTTTAAGGGCTGCTGCTACTTACTATGGACTGAAAACATCTCCTCTTTCCTGGAGATACAAGAGGCACCACTACTGACATGTTGGAGATAACGAGTACTACAAacaatgtgaaaatgaaaaagtgtaagaaaaacattttgaaattaagagTCACCAGTTTCTTTCCTAAAATGAAGGTCACGCTAAAATGGATTTCTCCTCTGAACTGCCATTTCTTAGAGAACACCCTGTGTTCCATGAAGACAGAACTTACTACTA
The genomic region above belongs to Caloenas nicobarica isolate bCalNic1 chromosome 19, bCalNic1.hap1, whole genome shotgun sequence and contains:
- the BRD3OS gene encoding putative uncharacterized protein BRD3OS, which gives rise to MTDKVMNGRVPLPEKALSEGYARLRYRDTSMLIWQQQQQKLESAPPNTYLSRSRSMWYSQYGNEAILVRDKNKLDVSRDTGQSKFCAIM